Proteins encoded within one genomic window of Microbacterium soli:
- a CDS encoding FecCD family ABC transporter permease, whose amino-acid sequence MTVDVDRSAPAAGTSAAVRRGRRARHRRHAMASIVLGALLLALVCTALMVGNTFYGPGEVIQVILGRPVPGASFTVGELRLPRTVLAVLAGAAFGIAGVTFQTMLRNPLASPDIIGISEGASAAAVFGIIVLSADGPVVGLLALGGALVTAFAIYLLSVRGGFAGTRLILIGIGVAAMLQSVVSYVLSRAAQWDIQTAMQWLTGSLNNASWERVTPLAIVLLVVLPVLLAQSGALGMLRLGDDSAAGLGVRVDATRALFIVGAVALLAFATAATGPIAFVAFMAGPIAARITGPGAALLVPSALVGAVLVLAGDLIGQFALGSRYPVGVITGVLGAPYLIYLLIRINRQGASL is encoded by the coding sequence GTGACCGTCGACGTGGACCGCTCCGCACCCGCCGCAGGAACCTCCGCCGCCGTGCGCCGGGGACGGCGAGCCCGCCACCGACGCCATGCGATGGCGAGCATCGTGCTCGGCGCGCTGCTGCTGGCACTGGTGTGCACGGCCCTCATGGTCGGGAACACCTTCTACGGCCCCGGCGAGGTCATCCAGGTGATCCTCGGCCGCCCCGTGCCGGGCGCGTCCTTCACGGTCGGCGAGTTGCGGCTGCCGCGCACCGTGCTGGCGGTCCTGGCGGGGGCTGCGTTCGGCATCGCCGGCGTCACCTTCCAGACCATGCTGCGCAACCCTCTGGCATCCCCCGACATCATCGGCATCTCCGAGGGGGCGAGCGCCGCGGCCGTCTTCGGCATCATCGTGCTGTCGGCGGACGGCCCCGTGGTGGGGCTGCTGGCCCTGGGCGGCGCCCTGGTGACCGCCTTCGCGATCTACCTGCTGTCCGTGCGCGGCGGCTTCGCCGGCACCCGGCTGATCCTCATCGGGATCGGCGTGGCCGCGATGCTGCAGAGCGTCGTCTCGTACGTGCTCTCGCGCGCCGCGCAGTGGGACATCCAGACCGCCATGCAGTGGCTCACCGGCAGCCTCAACAACGCCTCCTGGGAGCGGGTGACACCCCTCGCGATCGTCCTGCTGGTCGTGCTGCCGGTGCTGCTCGCGCAGTCCGGCGCGCTGGGGATGCTGCGACTGGGCGACGACTCCGCGGCCGGCCTCGGGGTGCGGGTCGATGCGACCCGAGCGCTGTTCATCGTCGGTGCGGTGGCGCTGCTCGCCTTCGCCACCGCCGCGACCGGGCCGATCGCCTTCGTCGCGTTCATGGCCGGGCCCATCGCCGCGCGCATCACCGGCCCCGGCGCCGCGCTGCTGGTCCCCAGCGCACTGGTGGGGGCCGTGCTCGTCCTGGCCGGGGACCTGATCGGCCAGTTCGCCCTCGGCTCCCGGTACCCCGTCGGCGTCATCACCGGCGTGCTCGGAGCACCGTATCTGATCTATCTGCTCATCCGCATCAACAGACAGGGGGCGTCACTGTGA
- a CDS encoding iron ABC transporter permease, with translation MSAVASVRPDAAAVRHPVTVRTLWLVAGGAVLIILVVLSVSFGMRAVSLSDILAGLAGHEETLGRAAVVKRVPRTVLAVLVGAALAVSGAAMQAVTRNPLADPGILGVTNGASLAVVLGLAFLGVTSAWGQIAVAVVGASAAAVFVYAVGSLGRGGATPLKLTLAGAATSAAFASLISAVMLPRVELLQAWQSWQIGGVGGADWTKIAVVVPVLAAGALICAACARGLNSLALGDDLAAGLGERVLRTRLISALGAVVLAGAATAIAGPIGFVGLVIPHLCRMLVGTDHRWLLPLSAMAGAVLLLAADIVGRLIASEEEIQVGIVTAVIGAPIFIWIVRRQKVREL, from the coding sequence GTGAGCGCTGTCGCATCCGTTCGACCGGATGCCGCGGCGGTGCGGCATCCGGTGACGGTGCGCACGCTGTGGCTGGTCGCCGGAGGAGCGGTGCTCATCATCCTCGTGGTGCTGTCGGTGTCGTTCGGGATGCGCGCGGTGAGCCTCTCCGACATCCTGGCCGGGCTCGCCGGTCACGAGGAGACCCTGGGCAGGGCAGCCGTGGTCAAGCGCGTGCCCCGGACGGTGCTCGCGGTGCTCGTCGGTGCGGCCCTGGCCGTCTCGGGAGCCGCCATGCAGGCGGTCACGAGGAATCCGCTGGCCGATCCCGGCATCCTCGGTGTGACCAACGGCGCCTCCCTCGCCGTCGTACTGGGGCTGGCGTTCCTGGGCGTGACCAGCGCCTGGGGGCAGATCGCCGTGGCTGTGGTCGGCGCGTCGGCCGCCGCGGTCTTCGTCTACGCGGTCGGGTCGCTGGGGCGCGGGGGCGCCACTCCGCTCAAGCTCACTCTCGCCGGCGCCGCCACCTCGGCGGCCTTCGCCTCGCTGATCAGCGCCGTCATGCTGCCCCGGGTGGAGCTGCTGCAGGCGTGGCAGTCCTGGCAGATCGGCGGCGTGGGCGGTGCGGACTGGACCAAGATCGCCGTCGTCGTCCCCGTGCTCGCCGCCGGCGCCCTGATCTGCGCCGCCTGCGCGCGCGGCCTGAACTCCCTCGCACTCGGCGACGATCTGGCGGCGGGCCTGGGGGAGAGGGTGCTCCGCACCCGCCTGATCTCGGCCCTGGGCGCCGTGGTGCTGGCCGGTGCGGCGACGGCGATCGCCGGACCGATCGGGTTCGTCGGCCTCGTCATCCCGCATCTGTGCCGGATGCTGGTGGGCACCGACCATCGTTGGCTGCTGCCGCTGTCGGCCATGGCGGGTGCGGTGCTCCTGCTGGCGGCCGACATCGTCGGACGACTGATCGCGTCCGAGGAGGAGATCCAGGTGGGCATCGTCACGGCGGTCATCGGCGCCCCGATCTTCATCTGGATCGTCCGCAGGCAGAAGGTGCGTGAGCTGTGA
- a CDS encoding iron-siderophore ABC transporter substrate-binding protein yields the protein MRTSRILGAVAATALVLGLAACSGSAPDTAAADADTGADAGFPVTIEHVYGETVIPAKPERVATIAWANHEVPLALGIVPVGMSKATWGDDDGDGVLPWVEDRLEELGAETPVLFDDTDGIDYEAVSDTDPDVILAAYSGLTQEEYDTLSKIAPVVAYPGVAWGTSVDDMIRMNAAALGLAEEGAELIDELHGEVAAALEAHSALKGKKVLFSYLDPSDLSQVGYYTAADTRPGFLAAAGLPMPSIVDAHADSTDFYLTVSSEKADELDDVDVFVGYGDDSLIATLQADPLLSKIPAIAAGHVAILPDATPLAASANPSPLSIPWGIDDYFALLAAPLSGQ from the coding sequence GTGCGCACTTCCCGAATCCTCGGCGCCGTCGCGGCCACCGCTCTCGTCCTCGGCCTGGCGGCCTGCTCCGGCTCCGCGCCCGACACGGCCGCCGCCGATGCCGACACAGGAGCGGATGCCGGCTTCCCGGTGACGATCGAGCACGTCTACGGCGAGACGGTCATCCCCGCCAAGCCCGAGCGCGTCGCGACCATCGCCTGGGCCAATCACGAGGTGCCGCTGGCGCTGGGGATCGTGCCGGTCGGCATGAGCAAGGCCACCTGGGGCGATGACGACGGCGACGGTGTCCTGCCCTGGGTGGAGGACAGGCTCGAGGAGCTGGGGGCCGAGACGCCCGTGCTGTTCGACGACACCGACGGCATCGACTACGAGGCCGTCAGCGACACCGACCCCGACGTCATCCTCGCCGCGTACTCCGGGCTGACCCAGGAGGAGTACGACACGCTGTCGAAGATCGCGCCCGTCGTCGCCTATCCCGGCGTGGCCTGGGGCACGTCCGTCGACGACATGATCAGGATGAACGCCGCCGCCCTCGGGCTGGCGGAGGAGGGCGCGGAGCTCATCGACGAGCTGCACGGCGAGGTCGCCGCGGCGCTGGAGGCGCACAGTGCGCTCAAGGGCAAGAAGGTGCTGTTCTCCTATCTCGACCCGAGCGATCTCAGCCAGGTCGGCTACTACACGGCCGCCGACACGCGCCCGGGGTTCCTCGCCGCGGCGGGTCTGCCGATGCCGTCGATCGTCGACGCGCACGCCGACAGCACCGACTTCTACCTCACCGTCAGCTCCGAGAAGGCCGACGAGCTCGACGACGTCGACGTGTTCGTCGGCTACGGCGACGACTCGCTCATCGCCACGCTGCAGGCCGACCCGCTGCTGTCGAAGATCCCGGCCATCGCCGCGGGCCACGTGGCGATCCTGCCCGATGCCACACCGCTGGCGGCATCCGCGAACCCCTCGCCGCTGTCCATCCCGTGGGGCATCGACGACTACTTCGCCCTGCTGGCGGCCCCGCTGTCCGGACAGTGA